A stretch of Planococcus citri chromosome 5, ihPlaCitr1.1, whole genome shotgun sequence DNA encodes these proteins:
- the LOC135848544 gene encoding steroid receptor RNA activator 1-like codes for MKSSQDAGWNDPPKFSYNESIELTRSPKRNVLNKRVAFPLSSTSSKSAAPFLDPTAPPSNNPNLPPPPSIFSCPSEPNSDKGLNERLPDIDNLDISKEKPEESTNERDDDVTKVDVNEIISSLEIIIEEKRKFLTDNRDELIKKKLQIMKDSWESNKISEDIKKQISELTNALKENNKEKANRIQVALMVDHPKLCSEFISVFRLLINADESDT; via the exons atgaagtCTTCGCAAG ACGCAGGATGGAATGATCCTCCGAAATTCTCATACAATGAAAGTATCGAGCTAACAAGATCACCGAAAAGGAACGTACTAAACAAAAGGGTTGCTTTCCCTTTAAGCTCGACTTCTTCGAAATCGGCAGCTCCATTTCTAGATCCAACTGCACCACCGAGCAATAATCCTAATTTACCTCCACCTCCGTCCATATTTTCGTGTCCAAGTGAACCAAACAGCGATAAAGGTTTAAACGAACGTTTACCAGATATCGATAACTTGGATATCAGTAAAGAGAAACCGGAAGAGAGTACAAATGAACGTGACGATGATGTTACCAAAGTGGACGTGAATGAAATTATATCGTCGTTAGAAATAATTATAGAAGAAAAACGCAAATTTCTAACTGAT AACAGAGATGAGTTAATCAAGAAGAAACTTCAAATCATGAAAGATTCTTGGGAATCGAATAAAATATCTGAGGATATAAAGAAACAAATATCTGAATTGacaaatg ctttgaaagaaaacaataaGGAGAAAGCTAATCGAATTCAAGTTGCATTGATGGTTGATCATCCCAAACTTTGCAGTgaattcatttcagtttttcgtcTATTAATTAATGCTGATGAAAGTGATACGTAA